tgaccgcttcGTGGCCATCTGTCACCCCCTGCACTACAGCGTCATCATGAACCCCCGGCTCTGTGTCCTGCTGGTTCTGGGGTCCTGGATCATAAGTGTTCTGTATGCTTTGTTACAAAGCTTACTGGTGTTGCGGCTGTCCTTTTGTGCACCCTTGGCCATCCCCCACTTTTTCTGTGAATATAATCAGATGGTCCTACTTGCTTGTTCTGACACCTTCCTCAATGACATAGTGATGTATTTTTTAGCTGGGCTGTTGGGTGGAGGGCCATTTATTGGCATCACTGTCTCTTATTCTAAGATCGTTTCTTCCATTCGTGAAATCTCATCAGCTCTGGGgaaatataaagcattttccacTTGTGCGTCTCACCTCATAGTTGTCTCCTTATTTTACTGTACGGGTCTAGGTGTGTATGTCAGTTCTTTTGTGATGCATAATGCACATGCAAGTGCTCCAGCTTCGATGATGTACGCTGTGTTGACACCCATGTTGAACCCTTTCATCTACAGTTTGAGGAATAATGACATAAAGGGGGCTCTGAAAAGATTTCTGTGTGGAAAGCTATAAAATATTATTGGTTGTGGAgccagagacagaaattatatttctttgaaatttctggGATCGGAATATATCTTAGGGTCAGAAACAGCATTAAATATGTTAAAGCAAAACTTTAAACCATGCAAGCAACTactaaagaaaaaattcagatgATTTCTATCTACAAATTAATTAAGAATACTTGGTTTCCTTATGCAAGATGTTTTACGCCTATGGGTGCAAGACCAGGATACATGTTCTGTGTTATTGGTGGAAAATAAAGAAGATTCTTTGCATTCCTCTCACCAAATATATGCCCTTTCTCTAAATTTTGTCACAAATATTGGAAGCTTTGTCAGTGCACAATCTATATATTGAAACTATCATTGAATTTTTATAGCTTTAATATTTGAAACTCCAAGTAAGTCTCTTGATGAAAGGATGACTTGCTCAAGAGCTTGAAATCATGCCCCAATATTCTCCTCAGAAAGAAGTGTTCTGAATCAGGGCACATGTGATTACTGAACAAAAATGCAAGTCCATTCAACCTCTGCTGTTTAGCACAAATGGGATCTTAAAAGCAGTCTCTTTTTAATATACTTATCTGAAAACAACTGTAATTATACTGTGGTCATGAATGCAGTCTTCAAATATCTGAAGGAGTCCTAAAATAGGGAGAAgctgat
Above is a window of Choloepus didactylus isolate mChoDid1 chromosome 25, mChoDid1.pri, whole genome shotgun sequence DNA encoding:
- the LOC119520386 gene encoding olfactory receptor 7A17-like → METGNETRILELLLLGFSEEPELQPLLFVLFLMMYLVTISGNLLIILATITDSHLHTPMYFFLSNLSFADISFISTTVPKMLVNLQTQSKVISYSGCLTQMSIFLLFAMLEDFLLTTMAYDRFVAICHPLHYSVIMNPRLCVLLVLGSWIISVLYALLQSLLVLRLSFCAPLAIPHFFCEYNQMVLLACSDTFLNDIVMYFLAGLLGGGPFIGITVSYSKIVSSIREISSALGKYKAFSTCASHLIVVSLFYCTGLGVYVSSFVMHNAHASAPASMMYAVLTPMLNPFIYSLRNNDIKGALKRFLCGKL